TTTCCGAGCAATGTTTCCGCAATACTCATCCGATGGGCCGCGTTGTTGAAGAAGACGCGAATCAGCAGTTCAACAGATAATAGGGACTCCGCGGGTGCGGCGGCAATTCAAGTTTTCCGGGTAAAGTTCCGGCGGGGACAGCCGATATTCTCTGTGGCGATAGTCCGGCTGCACCCGACAGCAGCGGATGGCGAAGACCAGCACGAAGGTCACGGGGTAGCTTCGGGATGAAGTTTTGGGAAGTTTTGTGGTAAGCTACTATCGCTGCTGATTGCCACAACGCCCGCTCGCAGGGAGAGCGGGCTTTTTCGTTGAGCACACACCGGCCAACGGAGACGCCGCGGTGCAGAGAATTGGATTGGTGAGGTGAGTGGATTGGTGGGTTACTTCAATACTCTCAGAATCCAGCAATCCAATGATCCGTGTCCGCTTGAAGAAAGAGGTGGGAGGGCGAACCTCGCCCTCCCGGTTCCCGATGAAGGCGGCGCAGACCAGGCGCCGCTATTGCTCCGAACCTTACCCGAAAGTCACTTCCTGCCAGCCAGACGCTCCAGGGTTGCCTTGACCGATTGCAGGAGATGCAAACCCCGTTCGCGGTCACGCCGGACGACATCCTCGACCTGCTGCAGCGTCGTCACAATCGTCTCGATCACTTTTCGTTTGAGTTCCTTTTCATGAAGGCAGTCTGCATCAACATCGAGGCGCCGGTGATGAAAAGGCTCTTCCCTTTCATTTCCATGACCTCCAGCGTCGGTTTGACGACGAAATTTCTGGACTGCCAGGCAAATTCTATGACGTTCGCCTGATCGTTGGCTTTGAAGTGCGAAATGGCGTTCGCCTGAGGCAGGGTCTTCCGGACGTAGTCGGTCAGTTCGGTGAGGTTCTGAAAGTTTTGCATGGTCTCGGTCTATTAGTTCCACGGTGCTGTGGTGTTCAGGACGCCCTGATAAACAGCCCCGTGCAATCTCTGTGCCGAACGGTGTTCCTTGATTTCAGAAGTTTGGCTGGCTGGTCAAACTGAAGCTCTTTCTCCCAAGCTGTGTGGAATGCCCCTGTTTTTCGCCGAAAACTGAAGGAAGTTTCCTGGAGATTTCCGACATGCAAACGAACCTCCTTCTTGAACCCATTCGAGCGCCGGCCTTTCCATGCCAAAAACCAAGACAGCCTTTGCCTCAAAAGCGGACATCTCAATGAAACCTCCGGGGGCGGCAAAGACCGTCAGCGACCCAACTCGGTGAGCGCCGGTGGAGCGAGGCTGCCGCCGAACTGCGCGTCGATGGCGATTGGCTCGGCAGGAGCCTCTGCCCAACCGTGGTTCGCTGAGAGCGTGTCCGAAAATTCCGCGGGGTCCTGTTTTCGCGCCAAAGGCCGGATGGCGAGGCGCAACGAAGGAGAATATCCTCCCTGGATCTTCGACTGAGGAGCAACGAAGCCAGGCGGCCTTTGGCGCGAAAACCCTCCGGGCGGCGGGTCTTTTGTCCGTGGCCTGCGTTGGCTCGGTCCTTACAGCCCGCGTTGGGGATGCTCGGACCTCGCCGCCTTGGCCACAGCCAAAATCCCTCGCCGCAGGACCCCGCGCAATTTTCGGACACGCTCTGAGGGAATACTTAATGGCGATGGATCCGTTTGAACGGCGAAGGCGCGGAGAGCTTCTTGACGGCCTCAATCGTCTTGGCCGTCACGTCCGCCAAAGGCGCCGCTCCGTCGATCTCAATCAGCAATCCGGCTTGCCGGTAGTACTCGATCAACGGTTCAGTCTGCGCATGGAAAGTCCTCAACCGAGTCTCGACCGTTTCTGGATTGTCGTCCTCGCGCTGATAAAGCGGGCCCTGGCACAAATCGCACAATCCGGGTTTGGCCGGCGGCTTGAACCGAAGATGGAACGGCGTCTGGCATTGGCGGCAAATCAACCGGCCGGAGAGCCGGCTCACGATTTCGGCGTCTGGAACCTTGATGTAGATGACGCCTGCGAGTTTGCGTTTCAAACCGCCCAACGTCTCCTGAAGCGCCTCCGCTTGCTGCAGCGTGCGCGGGTAACCGTCGAGGATGAAACCCTCCGTCGTGTCCGGGTGCGAAAGCCGCTCCGCGACCATCGCGTCCGTGATATCGTCCGGCACCAGGTCGCCCTGATCCATATACGCCTTGGCCAGCTTGCCGAGGTCCGTTTGGTTCTTGAGGTGCTCGCGAAAGAGGTCGCCGGTGGCGACGTGGCGGAGGGGGAATTGTTTGCTCAATTCCTCCGCCTGCGTGCCTTTGCCGCATCCGGGCGCGCCCAGCAAAACAAGGTCGAGTGCGCGCCGCATCGCCGCCTTCGGCAAGGGATGAGGGGTGAACACATCGCGGGGCTGAATGCGGCTGAGGTCCGCAGCCGTCGCGTAGCGGGCTTTCCCGGATCGAATCGACTCGACCGTCTGGATCAGGCTCGTCCCGACGGCCTCCGGTTCGCCTTCGGCGTCCAGAATGATCAGCCGTCCGGCTCGCTGATAGTAATCGACCAGCGGCCCGCAGACGCGGTGGAAAACCCGCAAGCGAATTCGGATCGTGTCGGGAATGTCGTCCGATCTCTGGTAGAGATGTTCGCCCGAACATTTTTGGTGCGGACAACTCTCGAACGGCCGGAGGGTTCGGTGAAAGGGGCCAAGGCACTCGCGGCAAATCAGCCGGCCGGACAGCCGCTTGATAATCTCTTCATCCGCAACTTTCAGATAGATCACTGCCTTGAGCGCGCGATGGATTTCTTTGAGGAGCGTGTCCAGGAATCTGGCCTGGTGGATCGTTCGGGGGAAACCGTCAAACAGCAGCCCGTTGTCCTTGGGAGTTTTACGGAGTTTCTCGTCGATCATGGCGCCGACGACCTCATCCGGCACCAACTCGCCCTGGGTCATGTATTTCTTGGCGAGCAACCCCAGCGCGGTGACCTGATCCAGGTTCTCCCGCAGCAAATCGCCGGTCGCGATATGAATCAGGTCGTAATTCTCTTTCAGCCAGGCGACGTGAGTGCCTTTGCCTGCGCCGGAGGGGCCGATCAATGCCAGGTCCATAATCTCTTTCTTGCTGTTGTCCGAGCAAACGACGATACTTATCGTTTGTCTAGGAGAAAGGAGTCCCGGCGGCTTGCCGATTCTTGGCGAAGGCGAACATTTTCTTGGCCTGCGGGACCCAGGTTGTCGGTGGCACAGGCAACTTGCCTGTGCCGTCCGGCTACCAGCCGGACGGAACGGTCGCGGATCAGTCTCGGACGGATCGCAAGGAATTACCCGCGACCTTTCACGCGGCAGGTTGCCGCGCGAGGCGGGCTGGTAGCCCGCTCCACCCAGCCAGGGCCTTCATGGAACTGACCGCGCGCCCTAATGGGCGACAACTTGTGGATGCACTGGACCAAGAGGTGCGGCAGGTACTGCCACGCGGCATGACGCTAGTGCGCCGGTTGGCTGCGCGGCAGCGCAGCCCTACCACCGACTGAATCGCTGCTACGGCTTGGCCCGGCGGCGTTGGGCGGCAGGGTTCGGGCGCCAGCGCGGTGCTTCCTGTTCGGCGTTCCAGGCGTCCCAGGCCGTTTTCAGTTCCTTCGCTTTC
The Verrucomicrobiota bacterium DNA segment above includes these coding regions:
- a CDS encoding adenylate kinase, whose protein sequence is MDLALIGPSGAGKGTHVAWLKENYDLIHIATGDLLRENLDQVTALGLLAKKYMTQGELVPDEVVGAMIDEKLRKTPKDNGLLFDGFPRTIHQARFLDTLLKEIHRALKAVIYLKVADEEIIKRLSGRLICRECLGPFHRTLRPFESCPHQKCSGEHLYQRSDDIPDTIRIRLRVFHRVCGPLVDYYQRAGRLIILDAEGEPEAVGTSLIQTVESIRSGKARYATAADLSRIQPRDVFTPHPLPKAAMRRALDLVLLGAPGCGKGTQAEELSKQFPLRHVATGDLFREHLKNQTDLGKLAKAYMDQGDLVPDDITDAMVAERLSHPDTTEGFILDGYPRTLQQAEALQETLGGLKRKLAGVIYIKVPDAEIVSRLSGRLICRQCQTPFHLRFKPPAKPGLCDLCQGPLYQREDDNPETVETRLRTFHAQTEPLIEYYRQAGLLIEIDGAAPLADVTAKTIEAVKKLSAPSPFKRIHRH